From Phragmites australis chromosome 5, lpPhrAust1.1, whole genome shotgun sequence, a single genomic window includes:
- the LOC133919349 gene encoding protein G1-like3: MLRGQTGELRLMDLSPNPESPGGGGGGGGGGGEGSGASSSAGAAAPQTPSRYEAQKRRDWNTFGQYLRNHRPPLSLAQCSGAHVLEFLRYLDQFGKTKVHTAACPFFGHPNPPAPCPCPLRQAWGSLDALVGRLRAAFEENGGRPESNPFAARAVRLYLREVREHQTRARGVSYEKKKRKKTQPSDHTSGGGNPHPPPPPPPPAGAAC, encoded by the exons atgctaCGGGGGCAAACTGGTGAACTAAG ATTGATGGACCTGTCGCCGAACCCCGAGAGCCcgggcggcggaggcggtggcggtggcggtggcggtgaagGCAGCGGGGCTTCGTCATCGGCGGGGGCCGCCGCGCCGCAGACGCCGAGCCGATACGAGGCGCAGAAGCGGAGGGACTGGAACACGTTCGGGCAGTACCTGCGGAACCACCGGCCGCCGCTGAGCCTGGCGCAGTGCAGCGGCGCGCACGTGTTGGAGTTCCTGCGTTACCTGGACCAGTTCGGCAAGACCAAGGTGCACACGGCGGCGTGCCCCTTCTTCGGCCACCCGAACCCGCCAGCGCCGTGCCCCTGCCCGCTACGCCAGGCGTGGGGCAGCCTCGACGCACTCGTGGGCCGCCTCCGCGCTGCCTTCGAGGAGAACGGGGGCCGCCCGGAGTCCAATCCCTTCGCCGCACGCGCCGTCCGCCTCTACCTCCGCGAGGTCCGCGAGCACCAGACCCGCGCGCGCGGCGTCAGCTACGagaagaagaagcgcaagaagACGCAGCCCTCCGATCACACCAGCGGCGGAGGCAACCctcatccgccgccgccgccgccgccgccagccggCGCGGCATGCTGA